The Methanocella arvoryzae MRE50 genome includes a region encoding these proteins:
- a CDS encoding KamA family radical SAM protein, translating into MSEISSKASKNKPFRLDTINTPQELNPRNTLLVLKAPKEDLVELMWLTDHTIKKLLIASGGLEEARDRLFDYLNSLERHYFNVYSDRKFKDLHMLEKNNAKECIRVLKNVIRTENERLTGFSALKVLYDIAKGRKEALNRVSEGFIAEFIYLFKGINGKSDILFGDDLQPDSIEDSRLASVNRSMQLDHYSRKMNAYFSRYHSGLEPEIREQREALKKDILDYFGAGEADWQDFGWQMKHILTDYKTISELVRLDQDEISALKFAQEHNIPVQITPYYLSLFNKAGRSALDRAVRAQVLPSMNYCKTIVKNRQSAADMDFMGEKWTSPVEGITRRYPQILILKPYDSCPQICVYCQRNWEIKSIDEAEVKRDTIQNAIQWIKDNESISEVLITGGDPLTMNDQYIDSLLRKVSGIDHVERLRIGTRTPVTVPFRITPKLAEILKQYHQPGAREVCVVTHFEHPMEMTPESLQAVQTIRQAGMSVYNQQVFTYYNSRKFEIAKMRKVLKICGVDPYYTFNTKGKEETMDFRVPIARVEQERKEEARLQPGIVRTDEPVFNVPKLGKSHLRAWQDHEVIMILPGGQRSYRFYPWESKLAICDTYIYTDVSIFDYLRRLNADGEDVCEYRSIWYYF; encoded by the coding sequence ATGAGTGAAATTTCGTCAAAAGCCTCAAAGAACAAACCGTTCAGGCTTGATACCATTAACACGCCTCAGGAGCTGAACCCCCGAAACACACTGCTGGTACTCAAGGCTCCTAAAGAGGATCTGGTAGAGCTGATGTGGCTGACTGATCACACGATCAAGAAATTGCTCATCGCGTCCGGAGGCCTCGAAGAGGCGAGGGACAGACTATTTGACTATCTTAACAGCCTGGAAAGGCACTATTTCAACGTTTATTCCGATCGAAAGTTCAAAGACCTCCACATGCTGGAGAAAAACAACGCAAAAGAATGCATTCGTGTCCTGAAGAACGTCATCAGGACAGAAAATGAGCGCCTGACCGGATTTTCGGCACTTAAGGTGCTGTACGATATCGCCAAAGGCCGAAAGGAGGCCTTGAACCGCGTCAGCGAAGGGTTTATCGCGGAATTTATCTATCTCTTCAAGGGCATCAACGGCAAGTCCGACATTCTCTTCGGGGATGATCTACAGCCCGACTCTATTGAGGACAGCCGCCTCGCATCAGTAAACCGCTCGATGCAGCTCGATCATTACTCGCGCAAGATGAACGCGTACTTTTCCCGGTACCATTCGGGGCTCGAGCCGGAAATCCGCGAACAGAGAGAAGCCTTAAAAAAGGATATACTGGACTACTTTGGAGCAGGCGAAGCCGACTGGCAGGATTTCGGCTGGCAGATGAAGCATATCCTCACGGATTATAAGACAATATCTGAACTGGTCAGGCTCGATCAAGACGAGATAAGCGCGCTTAAGTTTGCGCAGGAGCACAATATACCAGTACAGATCACACCCTACTACCTGTCACTCTTTAACAAAGCCGGCAGGTCTGCACTTGACCGGGCAGTCCGGGCACAGGTTCTGCCGAGCATGAACTATTGTAAAACTATCGTTAAAAACAGGCAAAGCGCTGCAGACATGGACTTCATGGGCGAGAAATGGACCAGCCCGGTGGAAGGGATTACTCGCCGCTACCCACAGATCCTGATTCTCAAGCCCTACGACTCCTGCCCCCAGATCTGCGTCTACTGCCAGCGAAACTGGGAGATTAAAAGTATAGATGAAGCAGAGGTAAAACGGGATACCATTCAGAATGCTATCCAGTGGATAAAGGATAACGAAAGTATCTCGGAAGTACTAATCACAGGCGGCGATCCGCTCACCATGAACGACCAGTACATCGATTCGCTGCTGCGGAAAGTCTCCGGGATCGACCACGTGGAGCGGCTGAGGATAGGTACCAGAACCCCCGTCACTGTGCCGTTCCGCATTACTCCGAAACTGGCAGAAATCTTAAAACAGTATCACCAGCCGGGAGCGAGAGAAGTGTGCGTTGTCACACACTTTGAACACCCGATGGAAATGACGCCTGAGTCGCTTCAGGCAGTACAGACGATAAGGCAGGCCGGCATGAGCGTCTACAACCAGCAGGTCTTCACGTACTATAACAGCAGGAAATTTGAAATCGCGAAGATGAGGAAAGTCCTGAAGATCTGCGGCGTCGACCCGTACTATACCTTTAACACCAAGGGTAAGGAGGAGACGATGGATTTCAGGGTGCCGATCGCCCGCGTGGAACAGGAGCGCAAAGAAGAAGCAAGGCTCCAGCCGGGAATCGTCCGGACAGACGAGCCGGTCTTCAACGTACCAAAGCTCGGCAAATCACACCTTCGCGCCTGGCAGGACCACGAAGTGATCATGATTTTGCCTGGAGGCCAGCGATCTTACCGGTTCTACCCGTGGGAATCCAAGCTCGCCATCTGTGATACATACATCTACACGGACGTGTCCATATTCGACTACCTGCGGCGCCTGAACGCCGACGGCGAGGACGTTTGCGAGTACCGGTCGATCTGGTACTACTTCTGA
- a CDS encoding prenyltransferase/squalene oxidase repeat-containing protein, producing the protein MSQTVDLAVRYLTQAQNSDGSWGSGDPMVSARAIYALKDCEGSEAVIERGIAYLESCQQPDGHFPPKTQMYTDAATTAYALVALNQYSYSKASKLVSRGLIWLMEHQQPDGSWSGHNTNKNAYTTSLCLRALYTFYLTGISRYRKGVTHVMEKMAEPGFFDEPVSHVYAPVLNMHRIGYLMPEVREAFVNYATEHIDLSMKAGKIVDVAYLCGTLAALDEEDMARQCADYLAGARNSDGGYGKETGQASDPNWTALVMLALENRL; encoded by the coding sequence GTGAGCCAGACAGTAGATCTGGCTGTCCGGTATCTAACACAGGCCCAGAACAGCGACGGGTCCTGGGGCTCTGGCGACCCGATGGTCTCCGCGAGAGCCATTTATGCTCTAAAAGACTGCGAGGGCTCGGAAGCTGTTATAGAACGCGGGATTGCATATCTAGAAAGCTGCCAGCAGCCCGATGGGCACTTCCCCCCTAAAACGCAAATGTATACGGATGCTGCCACTACCGCATACGCGCTAGTTGCCTTGAACCAGTATAGCTATTCCAAGGCCAGCAAGCTGGTAAGCCGGGGCCTGATATGGCTGATGGAGCACCAGCAGCCCGACGGCTCGTGGAGTGGCCACAATACAAACAAGAACGCCTATACGACCTCGCTATGTCTACGAGCGCTGTACACGTTCTACCTGACTGGCATTTCAAGGTATCGCAAGGGCGTAACGCATGTGATGGAAAAGATGGCGGAGCCAGGCTTCTTCGACGAGCCGGTCTCCCATGTCTATGCGCCGGTGCTGAACATGCACCGGATCGGCTATCTGATGCCAGAAGTGCGAGAAGCGTTCGTTAACTATGCGACAGAGCATATCGACCTGTCGATGAAGGCCGGAAAAATAGTAGATGTTGCTTATCTCTGCGGCACACTGGCCGCTCTCGATGAAGAAGATATGGCCCGGCAGTGCGCTGACTACCTTGCCGGAGCCAGGAATTCCGATGGCGGGTACGGCAAAGAAACTGGCCAGGCAAGCGACCCGAACTGGACTGCCTTAGTGATGCTTGCGCTGGAAAACCGGCTTTGA
- a CDS encoding alpha/beta hydrolase, with the protein MSKNSKSRARKGQKQAVRRWAVPIALLVFIAIISMAYLAFQSAHETPITLWKLDNASRLGFEQREPVDGSSTVIESTPDYTVENVVYKSFGDNVHALLRIPKNITNPPVVIVLPAATVNKEADADMAKALASWGYASLTLDERGNNGSTPGPSAMDLNGGYQAFINNRDPVQYKQVFDVLQGYEYIKSRADLNGSNVAVLGESMGGRFAIVSAALEPGMKGAFVISSGPYGLDRTGNALADQFSTSVEPETYLSMLPPRKVVMFHFTGDKVIPVEQGKSLYANASEPKAWYEYSGDVHGVYSEIYAEDLRNELKAVLG; encoded by the coding sequence GTGTCCAAGAATTCGAAGTCCCGGGCCCGGAAAGGGCAGAAGCAGGCTGTCCGCAGGTGGGCTGTGCCTATCGCCCTCCTGGTTTTCATCGCAATCATAAGCATGGCATATCTTGCCTTCCAGAGCGCACATGAGACGCCGATCACGCTATGGAAGCTGGACAACGCCAGCAGGCTCGGATTCGAGCAGCGGGAGCCTGTCGACGGGTCTTCCACAGTGATTGAGTCTACTCCGGACTATACTGTAGAGAATGTGGTCTACAAGAGCTTTGGAGATAATGTACATGCTCTTCTGCGCATCCCGAAGAACATCACTAACCCACCGGTAGTGATCGTGCTCCCGGCAGCAACCGTCAATAAAGAAGCTGATGCAGATATGGCAAAAGCACTGGCATCCTGGGGCTACGCTTCGCTGACGCTGGATGAGAGGGGCAATAACGGCTCGACGCCCGGACCGTCGGCCATGGACCTGAACGGCGGCTACCAGGCCTTTATCAACAACCGGGACCCCGTTCAGTACAAGCAGGTTTTCGACGTGCTCCAGGGCTATGAATACATTAAGTCCCGCGCTGACCTGAACGGCAGCAATGTCGCCGTACTCGGAGAGAGCATGGGCGGCCGGTTCGCGATCGTCTCCGCTGCGCTAGAACCCGGTATGAAAGGCGCGTTCGTCATCAGTTCCGGGCCATACGGCCTCGACCGGACGGGAAATGCTCTTGCAGACCAGTTTAGCACATCGGTAGAGCCTGAAACCTATCTCTCGATGCTTCCGCCCCGAAAAGTGGTCATGTTCCACTTCACGGGCGATAAAGTCATCCCTGTGGAACAAGGCAAGTCCCTGTATGCCAATGCCAGCGAGCCTAAGGCCTGGTATGAATATAGCGGCGACGTGCACGGGGTGTACAGCGAGATCTACGCAGAAGACCTGCGCAACGAGCTTAAGGCGGTGCTCGGGTGA
- a CDS encoding 3-dehydroquinate synthase II, with protein MSDKLVWIDAQGSWNGAKEKVTGALESGANAVLVSPENVERVRELGKMTVAAAEGNPDIRVIGIGSEGDGTLFLPHDLNSSEDMATAKALKAQGTTTAAYVRLAGKEYEQFAARMGKLCDYLIIEGDDWKVIPLENLIAELGGSGTKILAKARDIDEASVALQTLEKGADGVLVDVDDPLKVREIARAVSTKQAGLGLTPVTITAVRDAGTGDRVCIDTCSLMTPGEGMLIGNQSSGLFLVQSEAEESPYVASRPFRVNAGAVHEYVLVGEKTRYLSELASGDPALIVTRDGDARKATIGRVKIERRPLLYVEAETGDRKISAILQNAETIKLVAADGSSTPVTALKPGDRVLAKLEKEARHFGMKIEETIVEK; from the coding sequence ATGAGCGATAAGCTGGTCTGGATCGACGCACAGGGCTCCTGGAACGGGGCGAAAGAGAAGGTGACAGGGGCACTCGAGTCCGGCGCAAATGCCGTGCTGGTGTCGCCGGAAAACGTCGAGCGCGTTCGCGAGCTGGGAAAAATGACTGTAGCAGCCGCGGAGGGTAACCCGGACATCAGGGTGATCGGCATCGGCTCCGAAGGCGACGGTACGCTCTTTCTACCGCACGACCTGAACTCGTCGGAAGACATGGCGACAGCTAAAGCACTGAAAGCTCAGGGCACTACCACTGCTGCCTACGTCAGGCTGGCAGGCAAGGAATACGAGCAGTTCGCCGCCAGGATGGGCAAGCTCTGCGACTACCTCATCATTGAGGGCGATGACTGGAAAGTCATCCCGCTCGAAAATTTGATCGCCGAGCTCGGCGGGTCCGGCACCAAAATCCTGGCGAAGGCCAGGGACATCGACGAAGCCTCGGTCGCCCTGCAGACACTGGAAAAAGGAGCTGACGGCGTCCTGGTCGACGTGGACGATCCGTTGAAAGTCCGTGAGATCGCCCGCGCAGTATCCACGAAACAGGCGGGGCTCGGCCTTACGCCGGTAACGATCACTGCAGTCAGAGACGCCGGCACCGGGGACCGGGTCTGCATCGATACCTGCTCGCTGATGACGCCTGGAGAAGGGATGCTCATCGGCAACCAGTCCAGCGGCCTATTCCTGGTGCAGTCCGAGGCGGAAGAGAGCCCGTACGTGGCGAGCAGGCCGTTCAGGGTGAACGCAGGCGCAGTGCACGAGTATGTGCTCGTCGGAGAAAAGACCAGGTACTTATCCGAGCTTGCCAGCGGAGACCCGGCGCTGATCGTCACCAGGGACGGCGACGCCAGGAAAGCGACCATCGGCAGGGTGAAGATCGAGCGCAGGCCGCTCCTGTACGTCGAGGCGGAAACCGGCGACCGGAAGATCTCCGCTATCCTCCAGAACGCAGAAACCATTAAGCTCGTCGCAGCAGACGGCAGTTCCACACCAGTGACGGCTCTGAAACCCGGCGACCGGGTGCTGGCTAAGCTTGAAAAGGAAGCCCGGCACTTCGGAATGAAAATCGAGGAAACGATCGTAGAAAAATAA